Proteins from one Prinia subflava isolate CZ2003 ecotype Zambia chromosome 4, Cam_Psub_1.2, whole genome shotgun sequence genomic window:
- the TOB2 gene encoding protein Tob2 gives MHLEIKVALNFIISYLYNKLPRRRADLFGEELERLLKKKYEGHWYPEKPLKGSGYRCVHIGETVDPVVELAAKRSGLAVEDVRANVPEELSVWIDPFEVSYQIGEKGSVKVLYLDDSEGCSATELDKEIKSSFNPDAQVFVPIGSQDNSLSNSPSPSFGQSPSPTFIPRSAQPITFTTATFAATKFGSTKMKKGGGAGGGGSGAGAVQQPRMVRSPTTNLLKHKGLSLSMHSLNFSGSAGSQAPQSQLSPNAKEFVYSGTSSGASSLFFDGVASESAASSIPPASQFSASTGGTFDMAQVFSGSTNSLFLEKSPFVEGLSYNLNAMQYPSQSFQPVVLAN, from the coding sequence ATGCATCTGGAGATCAAAGTTGCTCTTAACTTCATCATCTCATACCTGTACAACAAGCTTCCTCGGAGGCGGGCAGACCTGTTTGGTGAGGAGCTAGAGCGCCTGCTGAAGAAGAAGTATGAGGGTCATTGGTACCCAGAGAAACCTCTGAAGGGATCTGGCTATCGCTGTGTTCATATAGGGGAGACAGTGGATCCGGTGGTGGAACTGGCAGCCAAGCGGAGCGGGCTGGCTGTGGAGGATGTGCGTGCCAATGTACCAGAAGAGCTGAGTGTCTGGATTGATCCTTTTGAAGTTTCCTACCAGATCGGTGAGAAGGGCTCTGTTAAGGTTCTCTATCTAGATGACAGTGagggctgcagtgccacagAGCTGGACAAAGAAATCAAGAGCAGTTTCAACCCCGATGCCCAGGTATTTGTCCCTATTGGCAGCCAGGACAACTCACTGTCCAACTCTCCATCCCCCTCCTTTGGCCAGTCACCCAGCCCCACCTTTATCCCTCGCTCTGCGCAGCCCATCACTTTCACCACTGCCACCTTTGCTGCCACCAAATTTGGCTCAACCAAGATGAAGAAgggtggaggagctggaggagggggcagtggagcaggagctgtgcagcagccGAGAATGGTCAGGTCTCCCACCACCAACCTGCTGAAGCACAAGGGCCTGTCCCTATCTATGCACTCTCTGAACTTCAGCGGGAGTGCTGGGAGCCAAGCCCCACAGTCACAGCTCTCCCCCAATGCCAAGGAGTTCGTTTACAGTGGCACCTCGTCAGGAGCCAGCAGTCTCTTCTTTGATGGTGTTGCCAGTGAGAGCGCAGCCAGCAGCATCCCGCCAGCATCACAgttcagtgccagcacaggtgGTACCTTTGATATGGCTCAGGTCTTCAGTGGCAGCACCAATAGCCTCTTCTTGGAGAAGTCTCCCTTTGTGGAAGGACTCAGCTACAACCTGAATGCCATGCAGTATCCTAGCCAGTCGTTCCAGCCCGTTGTCCTGGCCAACTGA